The Drosophila teissieri strain GT53w chromosome X, Prin_Dtei_1.1, whole genome shotgun sequence genome has a segment encoding these proteins:
- the LOC122624427 gene encoding allantoinase, which translates to MNLLFLSRRIFLGDGSQNGLIHGGIVVDTEGTIRRVLRSAQEVNTYLYNTESESVHDFGDLVLMPGLIDPNVHINEPGRRDWEGFASATKAAAAGGFTAIIDRPTNAQPPTVSVAHLKAKTSTARGKIYVDVGFWGGLVPGNGDQLAPLLSAGVMGLQCTLCDPAAPVTQEFPAVNEAQLEEALCQLDKDQAEGEALIAVHAELPLTNEIHPDEEAPREYGTFLVTRPPQMEISATQLLCRLASRHPRRCIHILNCGSGECLPLVEECRRQGGHLTVDTCPHYLALAAEDVPDCGTEYKTWPPIRERRNQERLWQALGLGGAIRMIGSDHSPATPGARALTCGRGRGNFLKAWPGINSLQLSLPVVWTAANRRGSNLTIADIHRLMCQEPANLCGLSASKGRIAEGYDADFCVWSPEEEFTVCPELLYTATKATPYAGQRLRGVVHATVVRGLHVYQQFEGFGQPLGKVLLRRSSRKLVKFVSM; encoded by the exons ATGAATCTGTTGTTTCTCAGCCGGCGAATTTTCCTGGGCGATGGCAGCCAAAACGGCCTGATCCATGGCGGCATTGTAGTGGACACAGAGGGCACTATACGAAGGG TGCTACGCTCGGCGCAGGAGGTCAACACCTATTTGTACAAcaccgaatccgaatcggtTCACGATTTTGGGGACCTGGTCCTGATGCCGGGTCTTATCGACCCCAATGTCCATATCAACGAGCCGGGTCGCCGGGACTGGGAGGGTTTCGCAAGTGCCACCAAGGCGGCGGCCGCTGGTGGCTTCACCGCAATCATCGACCGACCCACCAacgcccaaccacccaccgtTAGTGTGGCCCATCTGAAGGCCAAGACATCGACGGCCCGTGGCAAGATCTACGTGGACGTGGGTTTCTGGGGCGGACTAGTGCCCGGTAACGGGGATCAGCTGGCTCCTCTCTTGAGTGCCGGCGTCATGGGTCTGCAGTGCACATTATGCGATCCCGCGGCTCCCGTTACTCAGGAATTTCCCGCCGTAAACGAAGCCCAGCTGGAGGAGGCTCTTTGCCAGTTGGACAAGGATCAGGCGGAAGGTGAAGCTCTCATAGCG GTGCACGCCGAACTCCCGCTGACCAACGAAATCCATCCCGACGAGGAGGCGCCCCGGGAGTATGGCACATTCCTGGTGACGCGGCCACCACAAATGGAGATTTCCGCGACGCAGTTGCTCTGCCGCCTGGCGAGTCGCCACCCGCGGCGCTGCATACACATCCTGAACTGCGGCAGCGGCGAATGTCTGCCGCTGGTGGAGGAGTGTCGCCGGCAGGGCGGGCATCTAACGGTGGACACCTGTCCGCATTACCTGGCCCTGGCGGCGGAGGATGTGCCCGACTGTGGCACGGAGTACAAGACCTGGCCACCAATTCGGGAGCGCCGCAATCAGGAGAGATTGTGGCAGGCTTTGGGGCTGGGCGGAGCCATCCGGATGATTGGCAGCGATCACTCGCCGGCGACGCCGGGCGCACGCGCCCTCACCTGCggtagggggcgtggcaacttcCTGAAGGCGTGGCCGGGCATCAACTCGTTGCAACTCAGCCTGCCGGTCGTCTGGACGGCGGCCAATCGGCGGG GATCCAACTTGACCATCGCGGACATCCATCGGCTGATGTGCCAGGAGCCGGCGAACCTGTGCGGCTTGTCCGCCTCGAAGGGCCGCATTGCCGAGGGCTACGATGCGGACTTCTGTGTGTGGAGCCCGGAGGAGGAGTTCACCGTGTGCCCGGAGCTGCTCTACACGGCCACCAAGGCCACCCCGTACGCGGGTCAAAGGTTGCGGGGCGTGGTGCATGCCACGGTGGTGCGGGGCCTGCATGTCTACCAGCAGTTCGAGGGCTTCGGCCAGCCCCTGGGCAAGGTGCTACTCCGGAGGAGCAGCCGAAAGTTGGTGAAGTTCGTGAGCATGTga